The DNA segment ACTGGAAATCGATTTTAATTTAAAAACTGAATTAAAACAAGTACAAATTTTTAAATGAAATATAAAAAGATTGTATTACATTTTTAATAATTATGGTAATTTTAAAAAAGGAAAAAATATAAAATAATTTATAAAAGAAATAAAAATAGATTTTAAAAATAAAAAAGTCAAGAATAACATAAACTTAAATAATCTTTATCTTTGAGAAATACTACATATGACAACATTTGGTCAGCTAATTAAACTGCTAGACTATTTAAATAAAGACATAAAAAATTTAGTTTTAAATCATTTTGCTAAAATAAATCAAAAACTGAATGTTAATTATTATCAATTAATAAGTCTAATGAATATTTTCAAAAAAATTAGGAATATTATATGTCACAATTCTATTATTCTGAATTATGAATTAATAGCACCAAATAGAAAAAGTAAATATTATGAAAACATTTCAAATTTTATATTTAACAATAAATTAGATATTAAAATAAAAAAGACAATAAAATTAACTGATATAATTGTGATTATCTCATTTATAAACGAATATAACAGTACTAAAAAACATTGTTAGAAATTTTTGTAGATACACTTAATACATTTATAAATAATGAAACATTTGATTATAAACTTGTTAAAAAAATTAAAAAAAATATAAAATTTTAATTTTTTTATACTATAATTATTATGTAAGGAATAGGGCCCCTTTTAGAAATACTTTAAAAGGTGGAGTGTTGCCCTGTTAAGTAGAAGGCATTTGTTAACAAATAAACTTCTCGAGAATAAGACAGCAATGCTGACACTGTTCTCATTTTTTTATTAACAAATATTATATTATTAAAGAGTTAATTTAACTTAATAAAAAATCATATAGGACTATAAAAAGACTTATATGATTTTTTTACTAATCTGTTTTTGTGTTTTGTCTTTATTAGAATTTAATCAATATTCATTAAATTAAATTTCTGTTATTTTCTTTACTCTAAGCTAATATGTATTAGTTAAATTTTATTTTTTTAATATATAATTTATTATGCATGGAACATAGGCGCTTTTATAAATTAAAAGATGGTTTGTACCTATGTTAAAAGAGATTATTTAATCTCTAAAGACATTACTATTTAATATAGTTTTGTCTTTTTTTATTTTTATATATAATTTATTCGTACACAGATTACTTTTAAGTATATTGTGCTTATCCACAAATGCTAATAGCTGGGCTCTGTGTTATTTGAAAAGTGTAACAGTTATAAGAAAAAAAATTAGGATAAGATTAGAAAGCATTTATGCTTTCTTTTTATTTTTTAAAAAATATAAAAAATGATATACTTTAATTAAGTGTGTTAAAGTGGAACAACCGACTTGCGAGCATTGCCACACTTTAATAAAATAAGGTTGCTTAGCGATACGATAGGATGGGGGCTGTTGTTGGCTATTTAAACCCATCATTTTTTTATAAGGTTTACTTTTATATGGATAATAATAGTTTAAAGATAATATTTAAAAAAATAATTTATATATTAAAAAATATGTTTTACCAAATTGATAATAATTTATCTACTTATAACAAATTAAATGTGTTTATGAATAATACAAGTAGTACTGATAAAACAGATTATTTGATTCAGATTAAACCAAAATATATTTTTCATATTTTAGGTTTTCATTATTGAAAAAAATTAACTAATACAAATGATATAAAAGTCAAAAATTATTTATTTATAAAAAAATTCATAAATAAATCGTTAGCTTTTCAAAATCCTTATCAAGAATTAGAAAAAATTGTTATTAACAATTGATCAAAATTAGATATTGACATAAGAAGTAAATATTCTTCTAATGATTTTTTTGTTTTTTTAATACAAAGATTTAAAATTTTTGTAGATTTTATAGAGCTAATATATGCAAATCAAAGTACTACATTTTATTTATGCAATGATAATAAAAACTATTTTTTAATGTGAGACCTAAACAAACAAAAAATGCCACAAATTGTATTGAAGAAAATTTCTAATACTAATTATCAATATGAAACATATATACCAATATCGATAAAATCAATTCCTTTAATAATAAAAAATAATATTATTAACATAAATTTAAATAGAAAAAAAT comes from the Mycoplasmopsis maculosa genome and includes:
- a CDS encoding Abi family protein — translated: MTTFGQLIKLLDYLNKDIKNLVLNHFAKINQKLNVNYYQLISLMNIFKKIRNIICHNSIILNYELIAPNRKSKYYENISNFIFNNKLDIKIKKTIKLTDIIVIISFINEYNSTKKHC